A segment of the Cucumis melo cultivar AY unplaced genomic scaffold, USDA_Cmelo_AY_1.0 utg001535c, whole genome shotgun sequence genome:
aacaacttaaatatacgctattggagctggaattaccgcggctgctggcaccagacttgccctccaattgatcctcgttaagggatttagattgtactcattccaattaccagactcgaagagcccggtattgttatttattgtcactacctccccgtgtcaggattgggtaatttgcgcgcctgctgccttccttggatgtggtagccgtttctcaggctccctctccggaatcgaaccctaattctccgtcacccgtcaccaccatagtaggccactatcctaccatcgaaagttgatagggcagaaatttgaatgatgcgtcgccggcacgatggccgtgcgatccgtcgagttatcatgaatcatcagagcaacgggcagagcccgcgtcgaccttttatctaataaatgcatcccttccagaagtcggggtttgttgcacgtattagctctagaattactacggttatccgagtagcagataccatcaaacaaactataactgatttaatgagccattcgcagtttcacagtctgaattagttcatacttacacatgcatggcttaatctttgagacaagcatatgactactggcaggatcaaccaggtagcattcctacacgacgtcgcagcccgcatgcatgccaacgtcGTACGACATtagagcaatacggggagcgagcgtcattcgttcgagcaatgggcaaaggcaacacgtttcgagggacttatcatgccaccaaatgcactgcatccgagagagcgagcgccaacgacgcggcccgcaatgacaaccaaagatgtcaaggcggaacgcgatgcgggctatcgggttcgttgtccacccaaagatgggtgtcgacagaaaggggccaacgggacgcgacgcttccatcgagtgaggtaccgatgcaagaaccgatcgattgtgaccgctcgaactcaagctttgttcggggcacgtcaatgaggtggagccgacgttgacagttcgatgcccgagcaacgagcctgccaacccaaactaccgtatcaccactcatgcgccgtacgcatcgagcccgtgcaacgctcggctatccgcgcccttacgctgcattaaagcaagcagggtcgcagagtcgccgcgcgaggccgagcacggaacgtcgtgcgcgcgctcgatatgagcattgtgtaacccacatgaacattgcaaccgaaacaccgtcattgttatgggacgagccctttcgccaaacggggatcgatcgcagcatgtccagtctcgacagaggaaagcatgccgagaacacgcccgcaacgaggtgcaagcattatccaagcaagcccatcccccacctcaccgcacatcccgctctctatccccgcccgacgtaggggcataaggggcacccaccaaacccttccaccaagcaagaagcaatcacaagacatctcgtatcttcacgaacaagcccgcttggagtgcacgcccacaccgaggtgcaagcattgtccgcgcaagcccatccgagcatcaactcgacacccgctctcactccccgcccaacggtcggacgtggcactccgacgaaacccgcccaccaagcacaaagcaatcgcaagacatctcgtatcttcacgaacaagcccgcttggagtgcacgcccacaccgaggtgcaagcattgtccgcgcaagcccatccgagcatcaactcgacacccgctctcactccctgcccgatggacaagcccatcgttatggccaaacccctccaccaagcacgaagcaatcgcaagacaagcccacttggagtgcacgcccacaccgaggtgcaagcattgtccaagcaaaacccatccaagaatgtcaatttgacatcccgctctcactccttgcccgacgtaggggcccggcattccatcgattttgaccaaacccttccaccaagcaagaagcaattgcaagacatctcgtatcttcacgaacaaacccgcttggagtgcacgcccacaccgaggtgcaagcattgtccgcgcaagcccatccaagcatcaactcgacacccactctcactccccgcccaacggtcggacgtggcactccgacgaaacccatccaccgagcacaaagcaatcgcaagacatctcgtatcttcacgaacaagcccgcttggagtgcacgcccacaccgaggtgcaagcattgtccgcgcaagcccatccgagcatcaactcgacacccgctctcactccctgcccgacggacaagcccatcgttatggccaaacccctccgccaagcacgaagcaatcgccaagacaagcacacttggagtgcacgcccacaccgaggtgcaagcattgtccaagcacgcccatcccgctctcactccttgcccgacggtcggatgtggcactccggccgaacccttcgtccaccaagcaagaagcaatcgcaagttatctcgtctcctcacgaacaagcccgcttggagtgcacgcccacaccgaggtgcaagcattgtccgcgcaagcccatccgagcatcaactcgacacccactctcactcgccgccggcggccggaggtggcactccgccggcgccgaccccccaagcatatgtgcccatgatgggcgcaatgtgcttgaagggtcggcgccgcggcataggggtacccccgcgccccgcccatgcaggcaggtcgcccccctatatagtacattctggcttttttgggtctggcaggcttgcatatgaaaaagccgaaatgtcacaccatgccataaattttgattgtgttattattatgaccgggacttgattgtattatgttttagacattcaaatgagtgtggaaaacaagtttcataatttttgaaccaaccaataatattttatgaatttttattgttaaaaaattaaaaaaaatttaaaaatagtaaaacgtttccaaaaattctaatttttggaggacatcctttgtttacattgtttagctcccagaaaaaatttcataacaatccaagcactagaagataggtttggcatcacttttgtgtgttgagtgggcattgcggccgtaggtgcgcatggggcgcgcatggtgggcgttgggtgggcacgatgggcgtacctagtgcgcaccgagtgggcacaagacagcgccaagaacctctatcgtgggcaccttgcgcgcgCCCCACAAACTCCAGCAGACGCaaggcgcgcgcggccccatgcgcgcacgccccacgcagacgcatgggcttgcggcgcgcgcggcaccctgcgcgcacgccccacgcagacgcatggcgcgcgcggcaccctgcgcgcatgccccacgcagacgcatggccatgcggcgcgcccgcccatggccgtgccgcattcgcgcgcatgggggcgcgcatgctgcatgctcggtgggcatgtgggcacctacggtgggggcatgggtttgttccaacaacatccatagagttttttccatgaattctagacgtgggtggtcacgcccaacaaagacgcatgctgcgcgcggcttgcgcgcacgtcccacgcagacgcttgggcatgcggcgcggggacacacgcccgcagacgcatgccgcgcttggaactctgcgcgcacgcccctcacacgcccgaagggcatggcgcatggtgggcacggaagaggtacaataacctctcaattatttttgtgatgcaccgtaggcgttcgtgtgcaagcctcggccacgggcatgcggcgcgcgccccacacacgccccactgcagtcgcctggactttcggcgcacgccccacacacgcccgtagacgcatggcgcgcgcggccccctgcgcgcacgccccccgcagacgcacgggcatgcagcgcgcgacccacagacgcccactaacgcacggcgcgcgcgaccatgtgcgtgatttgtactccaaggcctcggcctcggccttgggccttgacttgcacacgagcaccctatcttatacttgggcattcaaagattatttgcttcactaacacttatacttgttttctagtctaaggccaacccctcactaacacttatgtttttcgtccttttacataagatataacctccacggcaattggaagaaataaatgagttgtgtgtgggtagggtcgagatgaatctcggtggatcatggcaacaaggctcatctgccacttacaagccaagcacgcacgccccttagacggatccccacgctcgcacaagcatcgcgtgcgcggcaccctacgcgcacgccccactgcagtcgcatgggcttgcggcgcgcgccgcaccctgcgcgcacgccccccgcagacacacgggcatgcagcgggcgacccacagacgcccactgacgcacggcgcgcgcgcccatggccgtgctttgtactccaaggcctcggccttgggccttgacttgcacacgagcaccctatcttatacttgggcattcaaagatgatttgcttcaacttgttttctagtccaaggccaacccctcactaacacttgtgtttttcgtccttctacataagatataacctccatggcaattggaagaaataaatgagttgtgtgtgggtagtgtcgagctgaatctcgatggatcatggcaacaaggatcatctgccacttacaagccaagcacgcacgccccttagacggatccacacgctgccgcgcacgccccactgcagtcgcatgggcttgcggcgcgcgccccacacacgcccgcagacgcatggcgcgcgccgcaccctgcgcgcacgccccccgtagacgcatggccgtgcagcgggcgacccgcagacgcccactgacgcacggcgcgcgcgcccatggccgtgctttgtactctaaggcctcggccatgggccttgacttgcacacgagcaccctatcttatacttgggcattcaaagatgatttgcttcaacttgttttctagtccaaggccaacccctcactaacacttatgtttttcgtggttttgcataagacataacctccaaggcaattggaagaaataaatgggtcatgtgtggggagggtcgaatcggagcgacgaagggctgaatctcagtggatcgtggcagcaaggccactctgccacttacaataccctgtcgcgtatttaagtcgtctgcaaaggattctaccaatcgctcggtgggaattacgttacaaggcggcccccgcgactcatccgtcacgagggcttagccaacgacacgtgcctttgggggccgaaaggcccctactgctggtcggcaatcgagcgataagcacatgcgtcgcttctagcccggattctgacttagaggcgttcagtcataatccagcgcacggtagcttcgcgccactggcttttcaaccaagcgcaatgaccaattgtgcgaatcaacggttcctctcgtactaggttgaattactattgcgacactgtcatca
Coding sequences within it:
- the LOC127147406 gene encoding uncharacterized protein LOC127147406 isoform X36 — protein: MPRTRPQRGASIIQASPSPTSPHIPLSIPARRRGIRGTHQTLPPSKKQSQDISYLHEQARLECTPTPRCKHCPRKPIRASTRHPLSLPAQRSDVALRRNPPTKHKAIARHLVSSRTSPLGVHAHTEVQALSAQAHPSINSTPALTPCPMDKPIVMAKPLHQARSNRKTSPLGVHAHTEVQALSKQNPSKNVNLTSRSHSLPDVGARHSIDFDQTLPPSKKQLQDISYLHEQTRLECTPTPRCKHCPRKPIQASTRHPLSLPAQRSDVALRRNPSTEHKAIARHLVSSRTSPLGVHAHTEVQALSAQAHPSINSTPTLTRRRRPEVALRRRRPPKHMCP
- the LOC127147406 gene encoding uncharacterized protein LOC127147406 isoform X28, whose amino-acid sequence is MPRTRPQRGASIIQASPSPTSPHIPLSIPARRRGIRGTHQTLPPSKKQSQDISYLHEQARLECTPTPRCKHCPRKPIRASTRHPLSLPAQRSDVALRRNPPTKHKAIARHLVSSRTSPLGVHAHTEVQALSAQAHPSINSTPALTPCPMDKPIVMAKPLHQARSNRKTSPLGVHAHTEVQALSKQNPSKNVNLTSRSHSLPDVGARHSIDFDQTLPPSKKQLQDISYLHEQTRLECTPTPRCKHCPRKPIRASTRHPLSLPAQRSDVALRRNPPTKHKAIARHLVSSRTSPLGVHAHTEVQALSKHAHPALTPCPTVGCGTPAEPFVHQARSNRKLSRLLTNKPAWSARPHRGASIVRASPSEHQLDTHSHSPPAAGGGTPPAPTPQAYVPMMGAMCLKGRRRGIGVPPRPAHAGRSPPYIVHSGFFGSGRLAYEKAEMSHHAINFDCVIIMTGT
- the LOC127147406 gene encoding uncharacterized protein LOC127147406 isoform X25; this translates as MPRTRPQRGASIIQASPSPTSPHIPLSIPARRRGIRGTHQTLPPSKKQSQDISYLHEQARLECTPTPRCKHCPRKPIRASTRHPLSLPAQRSDVALRRNPPTKHKAIARHLVSSRTSPLGVHAHTEVQALSAQAHPSINSTPALTPCPMDKPIVMAKPLHQARSNRKTSPLGVHAHTEVQALSKQNPSKNVNLTSRSHSLPDVGARHSIDFDQTLPPSKKQLQDISYLHEQTRLECTPTPRCKHCPRKPIQASTRHPLSLPAQRSDVALRRNPSTEHKAIARHLVSSRTSPLGVHAHTEVQALSAQAHPSINSTPTLTPRPTVGRGTPTKPIHRAQSNRKTSRIFTNKPAWSARPHRGASIVRASPSEHQLDTHSHSPPAAGGGTPPAPTPQAYVPMMGAMCLKGRRRGIGVPPRPAHAGRSPPYIVHSGFFGSGRLAYEKAEMSHHAINFDCVIIMTGT
- the LOC127147406 gene encoding uncharacterized protein LOC127147406 isoform X22, yielding MPRTRPQRGASIIQASPSPTSPHIPLSIPARRRGIRGTHQTLPPSKKQSQDISYLHEQARLECTPTPRCKHCPRKPIRASTRHPLSLPAQRSDVALRRNPPTKHKAIARHLVSSRTSPLGVHAHTEVQALSAQAHPSINSTPALTPCPMDKPIVMAKPLHQARSNRKTSPLGVHAHTEVQALSKQNPSKNVNLTSRSHSLPDVGARHSIDFDQTLPPSKKQLQDISYLHEQTRLECTPTPRCKHCPRKPIQASTRHPLSLPAQRSDVALRRNPSTEHKAIARHLVSSRTSPLGVHAHTEVQALSAQAHPSINSTPTLTPRPTVGRGTPTKPIHRAQSNRKTSRIFTNKPAWSARPHRGASIVQARPSRSHSLPDGRMWHSGRTLRPPSKKQSQVISSPHEQARLECTPTPRCKHCPRKPIRASTRHPLSLAAGGRRWHSAGADPPSICAHDGRNVLEGSAPRHRGTPAPRPCRQVAPLYSTFWLFWVWQACI
- the LOC127147406 gene encoding uncharacterized protein LOC127147406 isoform X18, translated to MPRTRPQRGASIIQASPSPTSPHIPLSIPARRRGIRGTHQTLPPSKKQSQDISYLHEQARLECTPTPRCKHCPRKPIRASTRHPLSLPAQRSDVALRRNPPTKHKAIARHLVSSRTSPLGVHAHTEVQALSAQAHPSINSTPALTPCPMDKPIVMAKPLHQARSNRKTSPLGVHAHTEVQALSKQNPSKNVNLTSRSHSLPDVGARHSIDFDQTLPPSKKQLQDISYLHEQTRLECTPTPRCKHCPRKPIQASTRHPLSLPAQRSDVALRRNPSTEHKAIARHLVSSRTSPLGVHAHTEVQALSAQAHPSINSTPTLTPRPTVGRGTPTKPIHRAQSNRKTSRIFTNKPAWSARPHRGASIVRASPSKHQLDTHSHSPPNGRTWHSDETHPPSTKQSQDISYLHEQARLECTPTPRCKHCPSTPIPLSLLARRSDVALRPNPSSTKQEAIASYLVSSRTSPLGVHAHTEVQALSAQAHPSINSTPTLTRRRRPEVALRRRRPPKHMCP
- the LOC127147406 gene encoding uncharacterized protein LOC127147406 isoform X27 — its product is MPRTRPQRGASIIQASPSPTSPHIPLSIPARRRGIRGTHQTLPPSKKQSQDISYLHEQARLECTPTPRCKHCPRKPIRASTRHPLSLPAQRSDVALRRNPPTKHKAIARHLVSSRTSPLGVHAHTEVQALSAQAHPSINSTPALTPCPMDKPIVMAKPLHQARSNRKTSPLGVHAHTEVQALSKQNPSKNVNLTSRSHSLPDVGARHSIDFDQTLPPSKKQLQDISYLHEQTRLECTPTPRCKHCPRKPIQASTRHPLSLPAQRSDVALRRNPSTEHKAIARHLVSSRTSPLGVHAHTEVQALSKHAHPALTPCPTVGCGTPAEPFVHQARSNRKLSRLLTNKPAWSARPHRGASIVRASPSEHQLDTHSHSPPAAGGGTPPAPTPQAYVPMMGAMCLKGRRRGIGVPPRPAHAGRSPPYIVHSGFFGSGRLAYEKAEMSHHAINFDCVIIMTGT
- the LOC127147406 gene encoding uncharacterized protein LOC127147406 isoform X37, producing the protein MPRTRPQRGASIIQASPSPTSPHIPLSIPARRRGIRGTHQTLPPSKKQSQDISYLHEQARLECTPTPRCKHCPRKPIRASTRHPLSLPAQRSDVALRRNPPTKHKAIARHLVSSRTSPLGVHAHTEVQALSAQAHPSINSTPALTPCPMDKPIVMAKPLHQARSNRKTSPLGVHAHTEVQALSKQNPSKNVNLTSRSHSLPDVGARHSIDFDQTLPPSKKQLQDISYLHEQTRLECTPTPRCKHCPRKPIQASTRHPLSLPAQRSDVALRRNPSTEHKAIARHLVSSRTSPLGVHAHTEVQALSAQAHPSINSTPTLTRRRRPEVALRRRRPPKHMCP
- the LOC127147406 gene encoding uncharacterized protein LOC127147406 isoform X19, with amino-acid sequence MPRTRPQRGASIIQASPSPTSPHIPLSIPARRRGIRGTHQTLPPSKKQSQDISYLHEQARLECTPTPRCKHCPRKPIRASTRHPLSLPAQRSDVALRRNPPTKHKAIARHLVSSRTSPLGVHAHTEVQALSAQAHPSINSTPALTPCPMDKPIVMAKPLHQARSNRKTSPLGVHAHTEVQALSKQNPSKNVNLTSRSHSLPDVGARHSIDFDQTLPPSKKQLQDISYLHEQTRLECTPTPRCKHCPRKPIQASTRHPLSLPAQRSDVALRRNPSTEHKAIARHLVSSRTSPLGVHAHTEVQALSAQAHPSINSTPTLTPRPTVGRGTPTKPIHRAQSNRKTSRIFTNKPAWSARPHRGASIVRASPSEHQLDTRSHSLPDGQAHRYGQTPPPSTKQSPRQAHLECTPTPRCKHCPSTPIPLSLLARRSDVALRPNPSSTKQEAIASYLVSSRTSPLGVHAHTEVQALSAQAHPSINSTPTLTRRRRPEVALRRRRPPKHMCP
- the LOC127147406 gene encoding uncharacterized protein LOC127147406 isoform X26, whose protein sequence is MPRTRPQRGASIIQASPSPTSPHIPLSIPARRRGIRGTHQTLPPSKKQSQDISYLHEQARLECTPTPRCKHCPRKPIRASTRHPLSLPAQRSDVALRRNPPTKHKAIARHLVSSRTSPLGVHAHTEVQALSAQAHPSINSTPALTPCPMDKPIVMAKPLHQARSNRKTSPLGVHAHTEVQALSKQNPSKNVNLTSRSHSLPDVGARHSIDFDQTLPPSKKQLQDISYLHEQTRLECTPTPRCKHCPRKPIQASTRHPLSLPAQRSDVALRRNPSTEHKAIARHLVSSRTSPLGVHAHTEVQALSKHAHPALTPCPTVGCGTPAEPFVHQARSNRKLSRLLTNKPAWSARPHRGASIVRASPSEHQLDTHSHSPPAAGGGTPPAPTPQAYVPMMGAMCLKGRRRGIGVPPRPAHAGRSPPYIVHSGFFGSGRLAYEKAEMSHHAINFDCVIIMTGT
- the LOC127147406 gene encoding uncharacterized protein LOC127147406 isoform X33; its protein translation is MPRTRPQRGASIIQASPSPTSPHIPLSIPARRRGIRGTHQTLPPSKKQSQDISYLHEQARLECTPTPRCKHCPRKPIRASTRHPLSLPAQRSDVALRRNPPTKHKAIARHLVSSRTSPLGVHAHTEVQALSAQAHPSINSTPALTPCPMDKPIVMAKPLHQARSNRKTSPLGVHAHTEVQALSKQNPSKNVNLTSRSHSLPDVGARHSIDFDQTLPPSKKQLQDISYLHEQTRLECTPTPRCKHCPRKPIRASTRHPLSLPARRTSPSLWPNPSAKHEAIAKTSTLGVHAHTEVQALSKHAHPALTPCPTVGCGTPAEPFVHQARSNRKLSRLLTNKPAWSARPHRGASIVRASPSEHQLDTHSHSPPAAGGGTPPAPTPQAYVPMMGAMCLKGRRRGIGVPPRPAHAGRSPPYIVHSGFFGSGRLAYEKAEMSHHAINFDCVIIMTGT
- the LOC127147406 gene encoding uncharacterized protein LOC127147406 isoform X34; translation: MPRTRPQRGASIIQASPSPTSPHIPLSIPARRRGIRGTHQTLPPSKKQSQDISYLHEQARLECTPTPRCKHCPRKPIRASTRHPLSLPAQRSDVALRRNPPTKHKAIARHLVSSRTSPLGVHAHTEVQALSAQAHPSINSTPALTPCPMDKPIVMAKPLHQARSNRKTSPLGVHAHTEVQALSKQNPSKNVNLTSRSHSLPDVGARHSIDFDQTLPPSKKQLQDISYLHEQTRLECTPTPRCKHCPRKPIRASTRHPLSLPAQRSDVALRRNPPTKHKAIARHLVSSRTSPLGVHAHTEVQALSAQAHPSINSTPALTPRPTVGRGTPTKPAHQAQSNRKTSRIFTNKPAWSARPHRGASIVRASPSEHQLDTRSHSLPDGQAHRYGQTPPPSTKQSQDKPTWSARPHRGASIVQAKPIQECQFDIPLSLLARRRGPAFHRF
- the LOC127147406 gene encoding uncharacterized protein LOC127147406 isoform X32; its protein translation is MPRTRPQRGASIIQASPSPTSPHIPLSIPARRRGIRGTHQTLPPSKKQSQDISYLHEQARLECTPTPRCKHCPRKPIRASTRHPLSLPAQRSDVALRRNPPTKHKAIARHLVSSRTSPLGVHAHTEVQALSAQAHPSINSTPALTPCPMDKPIVMAKPLHQARSNRKTSPLGVHAHTEVQALSKQNPSKNVNLTSRSHSLPDVGARHSIDFDQTLPPSKKQLQDISYLHEQTRLECTPTPRCKHCPRKPIRASTRHPLSLPARRTSPSLWPNPSAKHEAIAKTSTLGVHAHTEVQALSKHAHPALTPCPTVGCGTPAEPFVHQARSNRKLSRLLTNKPAWSARPHRGASIVRASPSEHQLDTHSHSPPAAGGGTPPAPTPQAYVPMMGAMCLKGRRRGIGVPPRPAHAGRSPPYIVHSGFFGSGRLAYEKAEMSHHAINFDCVIIMTGT